A stretch of the Capsicum annuum cultivar UCD-10X-F1 chromosome 8, UCD10Xv1.1, whole genome shotgun sequence genome encodes the following:
- the LOC124886634 gene encoding uncharacterized protein LOC124886634, whose amino-acid sequence MSGHSTIESIPLINRLVEQYRDRKKDLYIAFINLEKVYDRVPRDILLRCFEAGVVPIVYVRVIKDMYDGEKMWFRMGGGDLEHFLVLIGLNQGLTLSPFIFALVLEVLMWKIHGEVPYYLLFTDDVVLIDEMHSGVNAKLEVWRQSLQCKEFRLSRSKTEYLEYKFSEVVKTSLGAKVKEKQVLDPILIRIKDYGGHQKVMAFDIGDDGILRNCVCDPSLVAPLENVGVSGSLSYEKLQMEIFDSQVRHLRTKDVASVKVLWKNHKV is encoded by the exons ATGTCAGGGCACTCGACTATTGAATCCATTCCTCTCATCAAtagactggtggagcagtatagggataGGAAGAAGGATTTGTACATAGCATTTATTAACTTAGAGAAGGTCTATGATAGAGTTCCTAGAGATATTCTTTTGAGGTGTTTTGAGGCTGGAGTTGTGCCTATTGTGTATGTTAGggtgattaaggatatgtatgatggagaaAAGATGTGGTTTAGGATGGGGGGAGGGGACTTGGAGCACTTTCTCGTCTTGATAGGGTTAAATCAAGGTTTAACGCTTAGTCCATTTATTTTTGCCTTGGTGTTGGAAGTTTTGATGTGGAAAATTCATGGTGAGGTGCCTTATTATTTGCTTTTTACAGATGATGTAGTCTTAATTGATGAGATGCATAGTGGAGTTAatgctaaattggaggtttggaggcaatcTCTACAGTGTAAAgagtttaggttgagtaggtccaagacggagtatttggaatatAAGTTCAGCGAG GTGGTAAAGACATCTTTAGGTGCcaaggtaaaggagaagcaggttttggatcctattctTATTAGAATCAAGGATTATGGGGGTCACCAAAAGGTGATGGCTTTCGATATTGGTGATGacggtatcttgag GAATTGTGTgtgtgatccttccttggttgctCCTTTAGAGAATGTTGGTGTTTCAGGTTCCTTGTCCTATGAGAAACTCCAAATGGAAATTTTTGATAGTCAAGTCCGTCATCtgcggactaaggatgtggcttcggtaaaagtTCTATGGAAGAACCATAAGGTCTAA